A portion of the Pithys albifrons albifrons isolate INPA30051 chromosome 1, PitAlb_v1, whole genome shotgun sequence genome contains these proteins:
- the LOC139669111 gene encoding uncharacterized protein yields MFEADPFSICTGSPLSPPSLLPFSETSWRWDFGAVSLRGGVGGTPLGFAGCAAFAPRRGALGVRKAAQRAEGCAGAQECLRGLRAGPGVGLKATHSDVFSLLWVAGHGTSCALLPLAGHAWVSDKPRGALKEGRCGLGDRRGCLAPSLAGGRATRLSVRNLRPSVVASGDLCDSEVRGCLLVISRLSALSGGLGVVASHLLRPPPGMEQEAGRGAETGGCFSSSHLGV; encoded by the exons ATGTTTGAGGCCGATCCCTTTTCCATTTGTACAggttctcccctctcccctccttcccttcttcctttctcagaGACGAGCTGGAGGTGGGATTTCGGAGCTGTTTCTCTccggggaggggtggggggaactCCTTTGGGTTTTGCGGGCTGTGCCGCGTTTGCGCCCCGCCGGGGTGCCTTGGGGGTGCGGAAGGCTGCGCAGAGGGCGGAGGGCTGCGCGGGCGCGCAGGAATGCCTGCGGGGGCTGCGAGCTGGGCCGGGGGTGGGCTTGAAGGCGACACACTCCGACGTGTTCTCGCTGCTGTGGGTAGCCGGGCACGGGACGTCCTGCGCGCTCCTGCCTCTCGCTGGGCACGCGTGGGTTTCCGATAAGCCCCGGGGGGCGCTGAAGGAAGGGCGCTGCGGGCTTGGCGATCGTCGGGGTTGTTTGGCTCCCAGTCTTGCGGGAGGGCGAGCAACCCGCCTTTCAGTGCGTAATTTACGCCCGTCGGTAGTGGCGTCGGGAGATCTGTGCGATTCGGAA GTCAGAGGATGTCTCCTGGTTATCTCCAGGTTGTCTGCACTCTCCGGCGGGCTAGGGGTCGTCGCCTCCCACCTGCTGCGCCCCCCGCCCGGGATGGAGCAGGAGGcggggagaggagcagagaccggaggctgcttctccagctcccACCTTGGCGTCTGA